The Lacrimispora xylanolytica genome has a segment encoding these proteins:
- a CDS encoding Sapep family Mn(2+)-dependent dipeptidase — MYKKEIEEYIEAHKQEMLDDICTLCRINSEKMPYKEGMPFGPGAFEALTEALSISESYGFSINNYDNYVGTVDLNDKETQLDILAHLDVVPAGEGWKETEPFNPIVKNGKLFGRGSSDDKGPAVAALYALRAVKDLNIPLSKNVRLILGTDEECGSSDIAHYYSVEKEAPMTFSPDGAFPVVNTEKGGLAGHFTAEWEASGELPKIVKLEAGLKVNVVPGKVFATVAGVEEALLKKFADETQVTTGIRYEIEMMGDQGIITAIGEGAHASTPEEGNNALTGLLYYLLKLPLAECPQVTMLRRLHDLIPHGDTSGKSLGIAMGDEISGDLTLAFSLLKVTDTGLEGTFDSRCPICSNEENVLQVVKKNMEDKGFTLHNDSMRPPHHVDGNSEFVKTLLQVYETYTGRKGECISMGGGTYVHDLKNGVAFGASMPETDNRMHGADEFAVVEELVVSAKIFAQVIVDLCS, encoded by the coding sequence ATGTATAAGAAGGAAATCGAAGAATATATAGAGGCCCATAAGCAGGAGATGCTTGACGATATCTGCACCCTGTGCCGGATCAACAGCGAAAAGATGCCTTATAAAGAAGGAATGCCTTTCGGCCCGGGAGCCTTTGAAGCCCTGACAGAAGCTTTGTCCATATCGGAATCCTATGGCTTTTCCATTAATAATTACGACAATTATGTTGGAACTGTGGATCTAAACGACAAGGAGACTCAGCTTGATATCCTGGCTCATCTTGATGTAGTTCCGGCCGGAGAAGGCTGGAAGGAAACAGAGCCATTTAATCCAATCGTTAAGAATGGAAAGCTCTTTGGCCGTGGCTCTTCTGATGATAAGGGACCTGCAGTCGCTGCTCTTTATGCCCTTAGAGCGGTAAAGGATTTAAACATCCCTCTCAGTAAAAATGTACGTTTGATTCTTGGTACAGACGAGGAATGCGGAAGCTCTGATATTGCTCACTATTATTCTGTGGAAAAAGAAGCGCCAATGACATTTTCACCAGATGGGGCTTTCCCAGTGGTGAATACAGAAAAAGGCGGTCTGGCTGGTCACTTTACGGCAGAATGGGAGGCATCGGGTGAACTTCCTAAGATTGTTAAGCTGGAAGCAGGACTTAAAGTCAATGTGGTTCCCGGTAAGGTATTTGCTACTGTTGCTGGAGTGGAAGAAGCACTGTTAAAGAAATTTGCGGATGAAACTCAGGTAACGACAGGAATTCGTTATGAGATAGAGATGATGGGAGACCAAGGTATCATAACCGCTATTGGAGAAGGCGCTCATGCATCGACTCCGGAAGAGGGGAACAACGCTTTGACCGGACTTCTCTATTACCTGTTAAAACTTCCCCTTGCAGAATGCCCACAGGTAACCATGCTTCGCAGACTTCATGATTTGATTCCTCATGGAGATACCAGTGGAAAGTCACTTGGAATCGCTATGGGAGATGAAATCTCTGGAGATTTAACGCTGGCATTCAGTTTGCTGAAAGTAACAGACACTGGACTGGAAGGAACCTTTGACAGCCGTTGTCCTATCTGCTCCAACGAAGAAAATGTTCTTCAGGTAGTAAAGAAGAATATGGAAGATAAGGGCTTTACTCTTCATAATGACTCCATGAGACCTCCTCACCATGTTGATGGAAACTCAGAGTTTGTAAAAACACTGTTACAGGTTTACGAAACATACACCGGCAGAAAAGGGGAATGCATCTCCATGGGCGGCGGTACTTATGTCCATGATCTGAAAAATGGAGTTGCGTTTGGAGCTTCCATGCCGGAAACAGACAACCGTATGCACGGAGCAGATGAATTTGCCGTTGTGGAGGAGCTTGTAGTAAGCGCCAAAATATTCGCACAGGTAATTGTAGATCTTTGCTCCTAA
- a CDS encoding DUF3298 and DUF4163 domain-containing protein: MEHKDKNTLLNLKDSYHQIPVPDQARNAVLEGIQKGKKEKRNTIMMKITKRSALSAAAAVSMIAIMANASPVTANAMENIPVISAIAKVVTFRTFSDNQNNYEAQIDIPKVSINEKDNTRVNRSIEDYANQLIKEYETQVTQDIAGNGHYSVTSGYEVVTDNSKYLSLRINTTVIMASGAEYVKIFTIDKGTGEVVSLNHLFRGDNKILEHISDNIKSQMAEQMAADDSKVYYYNSEEPTEDFKGLKGEESYYFNEKGEIVIVFDEYEVAPGYMGVVEFTIPKSVTGY, translated from the coding sequence ATGGAACATAAGGATAAAAATACATTATTAAATCTAAAAGACAGCTATCATCAAATTCCTGTGCCAGATCAGGCACGTAATGCTGTATTGGAAGGAATTCAAAAAGGAAAAAAAGAAAAGAGGAATACAATTATGATGAAAATTACAAAAAGATCAGCTCTATCCGCAGCCGCCGCAGTTTCTATGATTGCTATTATGGCTAACGCCAGCCCTGTTACCGCCAACGCCATGGAAAACATCCCTGTCATCTCCGCCATTGCTAAAGTCGTAACGTTCCGCACTTTTTCTGATAACCAGAATAATTACGAAGCCCAAATTGATATTCCTAAGGTTTCTATCAATGAAAAAGATAATACCAGGGTAAACCGTTCCATAGAAGACTATGCGAATCAGCTGATAAAAGAATATGAAACCCAGGTCACTCAGGATATTGCAGGAAATGGTCATTATTCCGTGACTTCTGGATATGAAGTGGTAACGGATAACAGCAAATATTTAAGCCTGAGAATTAACACCACGGTTATTATGGCAAGTGGGGCAGAATACGTAAAAATCTTTACCATTGACAAAGGGACAGGAGAAGTGGTTTCTTTAAATCATTTATTTCGCGGAGATAACAAGATTTTAGAACATATCAGTGATAATATTAAGAGCCAGATGGCAGAGCAGATGGCAGCCGATGATTCAAAAGTCTATTATTATAACTCAGAAGAGCCAACCGAAGATTTTAAGGGATTAAAAGGAGAAGAAAGTTATTACTTTAATGAGAAAGGCGAGATTGTTATCGTTTTTGATGAATATGAAGTGGCACCGGGATATATGGGCGTCGTAGAATTTACCATACCCAAGTCAGTGACTGGATATTAA
- the sigG gene encoding RNA polymerase sporulation sigma factor SigG — MSGYKVEICGVNTSKLPLLTNEEKEVLFKRILEGDKKAREDYIKGNLRLVLSVIQRFSGSSENVDDLFQIGCIGLIKAIDNFDITQNVRFSTYAVPMILGEVRRYLRDNNSIRVSRSLRDTAYKAIYAKENLMKRNLKEPTLMEIAEEIGVSKEDITYALDAIQSPVSLYEPVYSDGGDPLFVMDQISDKKNLEENWVEDISLNEAMRRLPERERHIIDMRFFEGKTQTEVAEEIHISQAQVSRLEKNALKTMKNYLS; from the coding sequence ATGTCTGGATATAAAGTAGAAATTTGCGGCGTCAATACTTCCAAACTGCCTCTTCTCACCAACGAGGAGAAGGAAGTTCTGTTCAAGCGTATACTTGAAGGGGATAAAAAAGCCCGGGAAGATTACATCAAAGGAAACTTAAGACTGGTTCTCAGTGTCATACAGCGATTTTCCGGCAGCAGCGAAAATGTGGACGATTTATTCCAGATTGGATGCATCGGCCTGATTAAAGCCATCGACAATTTTGATATTACACAGAATGTCCGGTTTTCCACCTATGCCGTTCCCATGATTCTGGGGGAAGTGCGGCGTTATCTTCGAGATAATAACTCGATCCGTGTCAGCCGTTCTCTGCGTGATACCGCTTATAAAGCAATTTATGCAAAAGAAAACTTGATGAAAAGAAACTTAAAGGAACCCACCCTTATGGAAATTGCAGAGGAAATCGGTGTCAGCAAGGAAGACATCACCTATGCTCTCGATGCCATTCAAAGCCCTGTGAGCCTTTATGAACCTGTTTATTCTGACGGTGGGGACCCTCTTTTCGTCATGGATCAGATCAGCGATAAGAAGAATCTGGAAGAGAACTGGGTTGAGGATATTTCCTTAAACGAGGCAATGAGACGGCTTCCGGAACGGGAGCGTCATATCATTGATATGAGATTTTTCGAAGGCAAGACTCAGACAGAGGTGGCAGAAGAAATTCATATCAGCCAGGCCCAGGTCAGCCGTCTGGAAAAGAATGCACTGAAGACTATGAAAAATTACCTTTCTTGA
- the sigE gene encoding RNA polymerase sporulation sigma factor SigE has translation MIIKVSVPNRFQFKAIPTFRTLMMPSQGEIHYIGGADILPPPLDNEKEAQIIGLLGGDDDQRAKSELIEHNLRLVVYIAKKFDNTSVGVEDLISIGTIGLIKAINTFNPLKNIKLATYASRCIENEILMYLRRNNKTKMEVSIDEPLNVDWDGNELLLSDILGTEEDVIYKDLETEVERNLLNTAISRLSPRERKIVELRFGLTDDEGEEMTQKEVADLLGISQSYISRLEKKIMKRLKKEIVRFE, from the coding sequence ATGATTATAAAAGTTTCTGTACCAAATCGTTTCCAGTTCAAGGCAATTCCAACGTTCAGGACGCTTATGATGCCGTCTCAGGGGGAGATCCATTACATCGGAGGAGCAGATATCCTGCCTCCGCCGCTAGACAATGAAAAGGAGGCACAAATTATTGGGCTCCTGGGCGGAGACGATGACCAGAGGGCAAAATCTGAATTGATCGAGCACAATCTCCGGCTTGTTGTATACATAGCGAAGAAGTTTGATAACACCAGCGTTGGTGTAGAGGATCTGATTTCCATAGGGACAATTGGACTCATTAAGGCAATCAATACCTTTAATCCGTTAAAGAATATTAAACTTGCAACTTATGCATCCCGATGTATTGAAAATGAAATACTAATGTATCTGCGCCGGAATAATAAAACAAAGATGGAAGTTTCCATAGATGAGCCTCTGAATGTGGATTGGGACGGCAATGAGCTGCTCTTATCTGATATACTGGGGACAGAAGAGGATGTGATTTATAAGGATCTGGAAACAGAGGTAGAACGTAATCTCTTAAACACGGCCATCAGTCGCTTAAGCCCAAGGGAACGTAAGATTGTAGAACTCCGGTTCGGTCTGACGGATGATGAAGGAGAAGAGATGACCCAGAAAGAAGTTGCAGATCTCCTTGGTATTTCCCAGTCTTATATCTCCAGACTGGAGAAAAAAATCATGAAACGACTAAAAAAAGAGATTGTTCGTTTTGAATAA
- a CDS encoding peptide chain release factor 3: protein MNIAEEIKKRRTFAIISHPDAGKTTLTEKFLLYGGAINLAGTVKGRKGAKHAVSDWMEIEKERGISVTSSVLQFNYDGFCINILDTPGHQDFSEDTYRTLMAADSAVMVIDGSKGVEAQTIKLFKVCVMRHIPIFTFVNKMDREARDPFELMDEIENVLGIRTCPVNWPIGCGRDFKGVYDRYKETITTFKATSNGQKEVESTEVTLGDERVDALIGESFHRQLMDEIELLDGASDELDMERVSRGDLSPVFFGSALTNFGVETFLQHFLQMTTSPLPRLTTTGVVDPFEEDFSAFVFKIQANMNKAHRDRIAFMRIVSGKFDAGMEVNHVQGNKKLRLSQPQQMMAQDRKIVEEAYAGDIIGVFDPGIFSIGDTLCKSGQKFEYEGIPTFAPEHFARVRQMDTMKRKQFIKGVNQIAQEGAIQIFQEFNTGMEEIIVGVVGELQFEVLTYRLENEYNVEVRLEKLPYEYIRWIENKNEIDVAKIQGTSDMKRIKDLKDNPLLLFVNSWSVQMVLERNPGLKLSEFGHN from the coding sequence GTGAATATAGCGGAAGAAATAAAAAAGAGAAGAACATTTGCCATTATTTCCCACCCGGATGCCGGTAAGACCACACTGACAGAGAAGTTTTTGCTCTATGGAGGTGCGATTAATCTTGCTGGTACCGTTAAAGGAAGAAAGGGCGCAAAACATGCAGTCTCTGACTGGATGGAGATTGAAAAAGAGAGAGGTATTTCCGTCACCTCTTCCGTGCTGCAGTTTAATTACGACGGATTCTGCATTAACATTTTGGACACGCCTGGCCACCAGGATTTCTCAGAGGATACCTACCGTACTCTAATGGCGGCAGACTCTGCGGTCATGGTCATTGACGGTTCCAAAGGTGTTGAGGCACAGACCATAAAGCTGTTTAAGGTTTGTGTCATGAGACATATCCCTATTTTTACCTTTGTAAATAAGATGGACCGGGAAGCAAGAGATCCCTTTGAGCTTATGGACGAAATCGAAAACGTACTTGGTATCCGTACCTGTCCGGTCAACTGGCCCATTGGATGCGGCAGAGATTTTAAAGGCGTTTATGACCGTTATAAAGAAACCATCACAACCTTTAAGGCAACCTCGAATGGACAAAAAGAAGTGGAATCCACGGAAGTTACCTTAGGAGATGAGCGAGTGGATGCATTGATTGGTGAATCCTTCCATCGTCAGCTCATGGATGAAATTGAACTGTTAGACGGTGCCAGTGACGAGCTTGATATGGAACGGGTAAGCAGAGGTGATTTATCTCCGGTTTTCTTTGGTTCCGCACTTACAAACTTTGGTGTTGAGACATTTTTACAGCATTTCCTTCAGATGACAACTTCTCCTCTTCCAAGGCTTACGACAACTGGAGTTGTAGATCCCTTTGAAGAGGATTTCTCCGCTTTTGTTTTCAAGATTCAGGCCAATATGAACAAAGCCCACCGGGACCGTATTGCTTTTATGAGAATCGTTTCCGGCAAATTCGATGCCGGTATGGAAGTGAATCATGTTCAGGGCAATAAAAAACTTCGTCTGTCCCAGCCACAGCAGATGATGGCGCAGGACAGAAAAATCGTGGAAGAGGCGTATGCAGGCGATATTATCGGTGTCTTTGACCCCGGTATTTTCTCCATTGGAGATACTCTTTGCAAATCCGGTCAAAAGTTTGAATACGAAGGAATTCCTACCTTTGCCCCGGAGCATTTTGCCAGAGTGCGCCAGATGGATACCATGAAGCGAAAACAGTTCATCAAAGGTGTAAACCAGATCGCTCAGGAAGGTGCCATTCAGATCTTCCAGGAGTTTAACACAGGTATGGAAGAAATCATCGTAGGCGTAGTAGGAGAGCTTCAGTTCGAGGTACTTACCTATCGTCTGGAAAATGAATATAACGTGGAAGTAAGACTTGAGAAGCTTCCATATGAATATATCCGTTGGATCGAGAATAAAAATGAAATCGATGTGGCAAAGATACAGGGCACATCCGATATGAAACGAATCAAGGATTTAAAAGACAATCCACTGCTTCTTTTTGTAAACAGCTGGAGTGTTCAAATGGTACTCGAACGTAACCCAGGACTTAAGCTTTCTGAGTTTGGCCATAACTAA
- a CDS encoding RNA polymerase sigma factor: protein MKQKMEDEAERMLIDNYDKYYRLAYSYVKNEQDALDIVQESAYRVIRDLDKLKERKYLSTWIYRIVINTAIDTLRKKKRETVSYEDIEIVHEDQYKEEDPLEILNVLEDKDRALVILKYLEDWKLEEISEALDMNVSTVKSRLYRALKKLKVILEPEMV, encoded by the coding sequence ATGAAACAAAAGATGGAAGACGAAGCAGAGAGAATGCTTATTGACAATTATGATAAGTATTACCGGCTTGCATACAGCTATGTAAAGAATGAACAGGATGCCTTGGATATTGTTCAGGAAAGTGCCTACCGGGTGATTAGGGATCTGGACAAACTAAAGGAAAGAAAATATTTATCTACCTGGATCTATCGGATTGTCATTAATACGGCCATTGACACCTTAAGAAAAAAGAAACGGGAAACAGTAAGCTATGAGGACATAGAAATTGTTCATGAAGACCAGTACAAAGAAGAGGATCCACTTGAAATTCTAAACGTGCTGGAGGATAAGGACCGTGCACTGGTCATCTTAAAATACTTAGAGGACTGGAAATTGGAAGAAATCTCAGAGGCACTTGATATGAACGTAAGTACGGTAAAGAGCCGGCTATATCGTGCACTAAAGAAGCTTAAGGTAATACTGGAACCGGAAATGGTTTAA
- the coaBC gene encoding bifunctional phosphopantothenoylcysteine decarboxylase/phosphopantothenate--cysteine ligase CoaBC, with protein MLKGKNIILGVTGSIAAYKIASLASMLMKQGCNVHVMMSQNATNFINPITFETLTGNKCLVNTFDRNFQYSVEHVSLAKLADVVMVAPASANVISKIAHGMADDMLTTTVLACKCKKIIAPAMNTNMYENPIVQDNLKLCASYGMEIIDPAVGYLACGDTGAGKMPEPEVLYEYIEKEVTCNKDLSGKKILVTAGPTIEAIDPVRFISNHSTGKMGYAVAKAAYLRGTEVTLVTGRTETKKPLFAKVIEVESAKEMFNAVKACHMEQDAIIKAAAVADYRPKTVGTEKTKKTDGDMTVELERTDDILLWLGQHRREGQFLCGFSMETQNMLENSRKKLDKKNIDMIVANNLKMAGAGFGTDTNIVTLITRERDQELEMMTKDEVAHRILDEIFCR; from the coding sequence ATGCTAAAAGGAAAAAATATCATACTGGGAGTAACAGGAAGCATCGCAGCCTATAAAATTGCATCACTTGCCAGTATGCTGATGAAACAGGGCTGCAACGTACACGTCATGATGTCACAGAATGCAACGAATTTTATAAACCCCATTACCTTTGAAACTTTAACAGGCAACAAATGCCTGGTAAATACCTTTGACCGGAATTTTCAGTATAGCGTGGAGCACGTTTCTCTGGCAAAGCTTGCGGATGTCGTCATGGTGGCACCAGCCAGTGCCAATGTGATTTCAAAGATTGCTCATGGTATGGCTGATGATATGCTTACCACCACTGTCCTTGCATGTAAGTGTAAAAAAATCATAGCACCAGCCATGAATACCAACATGTACGAAAATCCCATAGTACAGGACAACCTAAAACTCTGCGCTTCTTACGGCATGGAAATTATTGATCCAGCAGTAGGCTACTTAGCCTGCGGAGATACGGGAGCCGGAAAGATGCCGGAGCCGGAGGTGCTTTATGAATACATTGAAAAAGAAGTTACCTGTAACAAGGATTTATCCGGTAAAAAGATTCTTGTAACCGCAGGACCTACCATTGAAGCCATAGATCCTGTTCGATTTATTTCTAATCATTCTACCGGGAAGATGGGATATGCGGTTGCAAAAGCGGCGTATTTAAGAGGAACTGAGGTGACTTTGGTCACTGGAAGAACAGAGACGAAAAAGCCGCTCTTTGCAAAGGTCATTGAAGTGGAAAGTGCAAAAGAAATGTTTAATGCCGTAAAAGCCTGCCATATGGAGCAAGATGCCATCATAAAGGCAGCAGCGGTAGCAGATTACCGGCCAAAAACAGTAGGAACCGAAAAAACGAAAAAGACAGATGGAGATATGACTGTTGAACTGGAACGGACGGATGACATCTTATTGTGGCTTGGACAGCACCGAAGGGAAGGCCAGTTCCTCTGTGGTTTCTCCATGGAAACTCAGAATATGCTGGAGAATTCCAGGAAAAAGCTTGATAAGAAAAATATTGATATGATTGTAGCCAATAATTTAAAAATGGCAGGAGCTGGATTTGGCACCGATACGAATATTGTGACCCTGATCACCAGGGAGCGTGACCAGGAGTTAGAGATGATGACTAAGGATGAGGTGGCCCACCGCATTCTGGATGAGATATTCTGCCGTTAA
- a CDS encoding GatB/YqeY domain-containing protein, with protein sequence MSKIDEVRAAMVEAMKAKDKPRKDALSMLLSALKNFEIDKKDHSPITEEEANAVVKKEIKQTQETYELAPADRDDIREEAAIRISIFKEFAPEDMGEDQIKEIILSVLAELSIETPSPADKGKIMKVLMPLVKGKADGKVVNEVLAAMMK encoded by the coding sequence ATGAGTAAGATTGATGAAGTAAGAGCAGCCATGGTTGAGGCAATGAAGGCAAAAGATAAGCCGAGAAAAGATGCTTTATCCATGCTTTTGTCAGCACTGAAAAATTTTGAGATTGATAAAAAGGATCATTCCCCTATCACAGAAGAAGAGGCAAATGCAGTTGTGAAGAAGGAAATCAAGCAGACCCAGGAAACCTATGAACTGGCACCTGCTGATCGGGATGACATCAGAGAAGAAGCTGCCATTCGTATCTCCATATTTAAAGAATTTGCTCCGGAGGATATGGGAGAAGATCAGATCAAAGAGATCATTCTTTCTGTTCTTGCTGAGCTTAGCATTGAAACCCCTTCACCAGCGGATAAGGGTAAGATCATGAAAGTCCTGATGCCTCTGGTAAAAGGAAAAGCTGACGGCAAGGTCGTAAATGAAGTTCTGGCAGCAATGATGAAATAA
- a CDS encoding methionine ABC transporter permease, whose protein sequence is MIFDAATLSMLKLGIWETLYMTFTSSFFAYLIGIPLGIILIVTDKDGIFPIPWFQRILGLIINLLRSVPFIILLIMVLPITKMVVGTTLGASAVIPPLVIASAPYVARVVESSFKEVDAGVIEAAKSMGASPLQIIWKVLLPEAKPSLLVGAALSITTILGYSAMSGFVGGGGLGDIAIKYGYYRYQTAMMFATVAILVIIVQIIQEAGMKLSRVSDKRIK, encoded by the coding sequence ATGATATTTGATGCGGCTACTTTAAGCATGCTTAAATTAGGAATTTGGGAAACACTATACATGACCTTTACCTCATCCTTTTTTGCATATTTAATCGGAATCCCTTTGGGAATCATACTTATTGTAACGGATAAAGACGGAATCTTTCCAATTCCCTGGTTTCAGAGAATCCTGGGTCTTATTATAAACCTTCTTCGTTCCGTACCATTTATTATTTTGCTGATCATGGTTCTTCCTATTACAAAGATGGTAGTAGGAACCACCCTGGGTGCAAGTGCAGTTATTCCGCCCCTTGTCATCGCTTCCGCTCCTTACGTTGCAAGAGTCGTGGAATCTTCCTTTAAAGAAGTAGATGCAGGCGTCATTGAAGCTGCAAAATCCATGGGTGCCTCACCATTACAGATTATATGGAAGGTTTTATTACCCGAAGCCAAACCGTCTTTATTGGTGGGGGCGGCCTTATCCATAACAACGATTCTCGGTTATTCCGCCATGTCAGGCTTTGTAGGCGGTGGTGGTTTAGGAGATATTGCAATCAAATACGGCTATTACCGTTATCAGACAGCAATGATGTTCGCAACCGTTGCCATTCTTGTTATCATCGTACAGATTATTCAGGAAGCTGGTATGAAGCTTTCCAGAGTCAGCGACAAAAGGATTAAGTAG
- a CDS encoding type III pantothenate kinase, which translates to MILAIDLGNSNIVIGGIDNTRTYFVERVTTNHGKTELEYAVNIKDIMEIHHYSLSEIEGAIVSSVVPPLTEVVISAVKKITGKTPLLVGPGMKTGLNIKMDNPKTVGSDLIVDAVAALKDYPSPIIIIDMGTATTMSVIDQAGNYTGGIIFPGLRVSLDSLSSRAAQLPYIGLNNPTKIIGKNTIDCMRNGILYGNAAMIDGVIDRMEEELNASASIVATGGLASAVVPLCRHEIHYDDALLLKGLLILYEKNNQETL; encoded by the coding sequence ATGATTTTAGCCATTGATTTGGGAAACAGTAATATCGTCATAGGAGGTATCGACAATACCAGAACTTACTTTGTAGAACGTGTCACTACCAATCATGGAAAAACTGAGCTGGAATATGCAGTCAACATAAAAGATATTATGGAAATTCACCACTACTCTCTTTCTGAGATAGAAGGTGCCATCGTTTCCTCCGTCGTGCCGCCTCTTACTGAAGTGGTGATTTCTGCGGTCAAAAAGATAACTGGTAAAACACCGCTCTTAGTTGGTCCTGGAATGAAGACAGGGCTTAATATAAAAATGGACAATCCAAAAACAGTAGGCAGTGATTTAATCGTTGATGCAGTTGCCGCACTAAAGGATTACCCATCTCCTATCATTATTATTGATATGGGTACTGCAACCACCATGTCAGTCATTGACCAGGCAGGCAATTATACCGGCGGCATTATTTTTCCAGGACTTCGTGTCTCTCTTGATTCCTTAAGCAGCCGGGCTGCCCAGCTTCCATACATCGGTCTGAATAATCCTACCAAGATTATCGGTAAGAACACCATTGACTGTATGAGAAATGGGATTCTTTACGGCAATGCTGCCATGATTGACGGAGTGATTGATCGTATGGAGGAAGAATTAAATGCATCTGCCAGTATCGTAGCTACCGGCGGACTTGCATCTGCAGTGGTTCCGTTATGCCGTCATGAAATTCATTATGATGACGCGCTTTTATTAAAAGGATTATTGATCCTTTATGAAAAAAATAATCAGGAAACGCTGTGA
- a CDS encoding methionine ABC transporter ATP-binding protein, producing MQSAEPIIELVGLGKEFHTSSGPIKALDDINLSIGRGEIFGIIGLSGAGKSTLVRCINYLEVPTSGTVLFENKSLTAMRPREQRLARQSMGMIFQQFNLLAQRNVLQNVCFPLEIAGVSKKEAVDRAMELLHMVGLSDRSKAYPSQLSGGQKQRVAIARALATKPKILLCDEATSALDPNTTKSILGLLKEINKTLGVTVVVITHEMSVIEAICDRVAIIDQSHIAESGCVADIFSEPKSKIGRQLILGEAAERVVQFGESKRVRITFDGRSSFEPVLSNLILACKVPVNIIHAETKDINGTAMGQMVIQLPEDELDQNRILNYLKTAKITHEEVKDL from the coding sequence ATGCAGTCAGCAGAACCAATTATAGAGCTGGTAGGGCTTGGAAAAGAATTTCATACTTCCAGCGGTCCTATAAAGGCATTGGATGATATCAATCTCTCCATCGGACGGGGGGAGATTTTTGGAATAATCGGTTTAAGCGGAGCCGGAAAGAGTACCTTAGTCCGCTGTATTAACTATTTAGAAGTACCCACTTCAGGTACTGTACTTTTTGAAAATAAAAGTCTTACAGCCATGCGGCCAAGAGAGCAGCGTCTGGCAAGACAGTCCATGGGAATGATCTTTCAGCAGTTTAACTTACTGGCCCAGAGGAATGTCCTTCAAAATGTCTGCTTTCCCCTGGAAATAGCCGGAGTATCAAAGAAGGAAGCGGTAGACAGAGCCATGGAGCTTCTTCATATGGTCGGATTAAGTGATCGGTCAAAGGCATACCCATCTCAGCTTTCCGGTGGTCAGAAGCAGAGAGTTGCCATTGCAAGGGCCTTAGCAACGAAACCAAAGATTCTTCTTTGCGATGAAGCCACCAGTGCTCTTGATCCCAATACGACTAAATCCATTCTCGGTCTTTTAAAAGAAATCAACAAGACACTAGGAGTAACGGTGGTTGTTATCACCCATGAGATGTCAGTCATTGAAGCCATATGTGACCGAGTGGCAATCATTGACCAAAGCCACATTGCAGAGTCAGGCTGTGTCGCTGATATCTTCTCCGAGCCAAAGTCTAAGATTGGACGACAGTTGATCTTAGGAGAGGCAGCGGAACGTGTCGTTCAATTTGGAGAATCCAAAAGAGTCAGAATTACCTTTGACGGAAGATCTTCCTTTGAACCAGTTCTTTCTAATTTAATCCTGGCCTGCAAGGTTCCTGTAAATATCATACATGCGGAAACAAAGGATATTAACGGAACTGCCATGGGTCAGATGGTGATCCAGCTTCCGGAAGATGAATTAGATCAGAACCGTATCTTAAATTACTTAAAAACAGCTAAAATAACTCATGAGGAGGTGAAGGATCTATGA